From Eubalaena glacialis isolate mEubGla1 chromosome 5, mEubGla1.1.hap2.+ XY, whole genome shotgun sequence, one genomic window encodes:
- the LOC133091895 gene encoding MORF4 family-associated protein 1 has protein sequence MRPLDIVELAEPEEVEVLEPEEDFEQFLLPVINEMREDIAALTREHGRAYLRNRSKLWEMDNMLIQIKTQVEASEESALNHLQNADDGVEGRGTKRCEKGEEKAKEIAKMAEMLVELVRRIEKSESS, from the coding sequence ATGCGGCCCTTGGACATCGTGGAGCTGGCAGAGCCGGAGGAGGTGGAGGTGCTGGAGCCCGAGGAGGACTTCGAGCAGTTCCTGCTCCCGGTCATCAACGAGATGCGCGAGGACATCGCGGCGCTCACCCGCGAGCACGGGAGAGCCTACCTGCGGAACCGGAGCAAGCTGTGGGAGATGGACAATATGCTCATCCAGATCAAGACGCAGGTGGAGGCCTCGGAGGAGAGCGCGCTCAACCATCTGCAGAATGCGGACGACGGAGTCGAGGGCAGAGGGACCAAGCGGTGCGAGAAGGGCGAGGAGAAGGCCAAGGAGATCGCGAAGATGGCAGAGATGCTGGTGGAGCTGGTCCGGCGGATAGAGAAGAGCGAGTCGTCCTGA